A region of Thermobifida halotolerans DNA encodes the following proteins:
- a CDS encoding ATP-binding protein has translation MNVSRRASRLAVRYFDDRVLLSDTEAWAYFRLPTISYEFSTPEEREALATNITIALAAIRMNDAEVHLRVAHRTYPAAEWATRLDTTSDSGPGWYDYLDEMYRHVWAKDFWTKEVYLGVRLGQRGVRAQLSQGVFAQLFGVYQRTEQVLGMEDHAIDDREIARWTDHAERLGRALAASSLHARHAHASELAWLLRHAVTSTAEEPRESAAGRRRWGRGEIEALVDGVIHNGRSHLRLEQPGGEAYVSYLSFSRFPDLMPFPDGEPWLHYADALPFPVEASLRMKLVPPAKASKDVSRRLAHARDMQAHMSEAGAEPDIALVEQISAARMLEHGITKERLPFVYGWYRLMVAAPTENLLVQRVEAVVEHYRDMGIDITQSTGDQFSLFCESLPGDRLRLEAYVQRQPLRTLAGGMPTATVDLGDRRDTSGAGWIGPYIGETMGRARSVVHFDPMVAAARNRPTAIAITGEPGGGKTTLALLLIYQLALRGVTVAAIDPKGDAESLVRLLQRRGRKARIMSLESAQAGLLDPFGFGDDLPTKKTMATETLRLLLPRMSEERESAMIQAVAAVANQPQPSLGKVVTHLESSDDAASRNLGAVLRSMSEMRLASLCFDPQGDTQVDTEGWTTVFTLGGLTLPDSAIHRDDYSYEQRLSVALLYLVSQFARRLMNGLDRRLPKAIFLDEAWAVTSTPEGAKLVPEVSRMGRSRNTALILVSQNAGDLLNEQVTNCLSSVFAFRSTERVEVRDVMALLGIEPSEEHIAALRNLGNGECIFRDLDGRAGRIAVDLVSEELLRWLDTNPTRRKPQVEEDGALVGSTARDIREPLS, from the coding sequence ATGAACGTCAGCAGACGCGCCAGCAGGCTGGCGGTCCGCTACTTCGACGATCGCGTGCTGCTCAGCGACACCGAAGCCTGGGCCTACTTCCGCCTGCCCACGATCTCCTACGAGTTCTCCACCCCCGAGGAACGCGAGGCCCTCGCCACCAACATCACGATCGCGCTCGCCGCGATCCGCATGAACGACGCCGAGGTGCACCTGCGCGTCGCCCACCGCACCTACCCGGCCGCGGAGTGGGCGACCCGGCTCGACACCACCTCCGACTCCGGCCCGGGCTGGTACGACTACCTCGACGAGATGTACCGGCACGTGTGGGCCAAGGACTTCTGGACCAAGGAGGTCTACCTGGGGGTGCGCCTGGGGCAGCGCGGAGTGCGCGCCCAGCTCTCCCAGGGCGTGTTCGCGCAGCTGTTCGGCGTCTACCAGCGCACCGAACAGGTCCTCGGCATGGAGGACCACGCCATCGACGACCGCGAGATCGCCCGCTGGACCGACCACGCCGAGCGCCTGGGCCGGGCACTGGCGGCCAGTTCCCTGCACGCCCGCCATGCCCACGCCTCCGAACTGGCCTGGCTGCTGCGGCACGCCGTCACCAGCACCGCCGAAGAACCCCGGGAGTCCGCCGCGGGGCGCCGCCGCTGGGGCCGCGGCGAGATCGAGGCGCTCGTCGACGGGGTCATCCACAACGGCCGCTCCCACCTGCGCCTGGAGCAGCCCGGCGGCGAGGCGTACGTGTCGTACCTGTCGTTCTCCCGCTTCCCCGACCTCATGCCGTTCCCCGACGGCGAACCGTGGCTGCACTACGCCGACGCGCTGCCGTTCCCCGTCGAGGCGTCGCTGCGCATGAAACTGGTGCCGCCCGCCAAGGCCAGCAAGGACGTCTCCCGCCGCCTCGCGCACGCCCGCGACATGCAGGCCCACATGAGCGAGGCCGGAGCCGAACCCGACATCGCCCTGGTCGAGCAGATCAGCGCCGCGCGCATGCTGGAGCACGGCATCACCAAGGAGCGGCTGCCGTTCGTGTACGGCTGGTACCGGCTGATGGTGGCCGCGCCCACCGAGAACCTGCTGGTGCAGCGGGTCGAGGCGGTGGTCGAGCACTACCGCGACATGGGCATCGACATCACCCAGTCCACCGGCGACCAGTTCTCACTGTTCTGCGAGTCGCTGCCGGGCGACCGGCTGCGCCTGGAGGCGTACGTGCAGCGCCAGCCGCTGCGCACCCTCGCGGGCGGCATGCCCACCGCCACCGTGGACCTGGGCGACCGCCGCGACACCAGCGGCGCGGGCTGGATCGGCCCCTACATCGGCGAGACGATGGGGCGGGCGCGCTCCGTCGTGCACTTCGACCCGATGGTCGCCGCCGCCCGCAACCGGCCCACCGCCATCGCCATCACCGGCGAGCCCGGCGGCGGCAAGACCACGCTGGCGCTGCTGCTCATCTACCAGTTGGCGCTGCGCGGGGTCACGGTCGCGGCCATCGACCCGAAGGGCGACGCCGAGTCCCTGGTGCGGCTGCTGCAGCGGCGCGGCCGCAAGGCGCGGATCATGTCGCTGGAGTCGGCGCAGGCCGGACTGCTCGACCCGTTCGGGTTCGGCGACGACCTGCCGACGAAGAAGACGATGGCCACCGAGACGCTGCGGCTGCTGCTGCCCCGCATGAGCGAGGAACGCGAGTCGGCGATGATCCAGGCGGTGGCGGCGGTGGCGAACCAGCCGCAGCCCAGCCTCGGCAAGGTCGTCACCCACCTGGAGTCCTCCGACGACGCGGCGTCGCGCAACCTCGGCGCGGTGCTGCGGTCCATGTCGGAGATGCGACTGGCCAGCCTGTGCTTCGACCCGCAGGGCGACACCCAGGTCGACACCGAGGGGTGGACCACCGTGTTCACGCTCGGCGGGCTGACCCTGCCCGACTCCGCGATCCACCGCGACGACTACAGCTACGAGCAGCGGCTCAGCGTGGCGCTGCTCTACCTGGTCAGCCAGTTCGCGCGCCGCCTGATGAACGGCCTGGACCGGCGACTGCCGAAGGCGATCTTCCTCGACGAGGCGTGGGCGGTCACCTCCACGCCGGAGGGCGCCAAACTGGTGCCCGAGGTGTCGCGCATGGGCCGGTCCCGCAACACCGCACTCATCCTGGTCAGCCAGAACGCCGGTGACCTGCTCAACGAACAGGTGACCAACTGCCTTTCCAGTGTCTTCGCCTTCCGCTCCACCGAGCGGGTCGAGGTGCGCGACGTGATGGCACTGCTCGGAATCGAGCCGTCAGAAGAGCACATTGCCGCGTTGCGCAACCTCGGGAACGGGGAATGCATCTTCCGGGATCTCGACGGGCGAGCCGGGCGTATCGCCGTCGACCTTGTTTCGGAGGAGTTGCTTCGGTGGCTCGACACCAACCCGACACGGCGAAAACCCCAGGTTGAGGAGGACGGCGCTTTGGTGGGCAGCACCGCGCGGGACATTCGGGAGCCGCTGTCATGA
- a CDS encoding type IV secretion system protein, whose product MTFLGRVRRIDWRRTAFLVTFLLAFLLVPVGSVQAAVPGCEGEPAPQPEAAGSGADGLLVPPRSQSSIVGSPDGLPPDASIYGQYGTAGQQWHTIRESCVDKLSSSAVATLSNTAWDLSKTINQSTITVYQAATSDGLLDSFNDVVVSVIAELREGIWRPLLPTVVILGAIWLGWYGLIRKRVTLTIESSVWMVLAATLGIWILVNPAQIMGYASTVVNAGGNLVNSSISRVSVPGASGTCPAGAPEIERAEWESENDFAVRRNSQMLWSGLVCRPWIAGVFGSGEVAESAAAFHGMSLLEAQGVSRIEQKQISDGEINPVELIQDKQENYQEIASSVEESYPGVYPLFEGSQQGSRLGVATLALFSAIFAGGLILAGSVALIVLKIGFLLLLLLSPVFLLIGIHPGYGRTVLIRWVEMLLGLLLKQIFVVLLIALLVMCYGLVMASGLGWGLQMILLALFTVALFIYRRPFANLFASVNANTFTSRMVSDAVNSRVLEASANVLPPVAYMKAQKWGLNRAPQLAAGAAAIPAGAAATAGAAETADTVRGDAATETGGEADTAAESGGRARARGTAGYGRAKGGAAPPPLNLDGASGAARPGAAPQRDSSQAPRLNTASAAAGGGLFEGTGGGERSGSIPPRPSGGYTGVGDTGWSSVFGTGSSGNARRAEAPPRSGGDAAPPRPDSAASGTGLFGGRTETPPQGSTLPRPSRWAGSGTRGEKKRTPPPSRPAPPPAPSERGGGDGGTWLTGSNKNSDAPVSPFWAGESARRDRKRDVPFWLDDD is encoded by the coding sequence ATGACGTTTCTGGGCCGGGTGCGGCGAATCGACTGGCGGCGGACCGCGTTTCTGGTCACGTTCCTACTGGCTTTTCTGCTTGTCCCTGTCGGATCGGTTCAGGCCGCGGTTCCGGGGTGCGAGGGAGAACCGGCCCCCCAACCGGAGGCGGCGGGTTCGGGAGCGGACGGACTGCTGGTGCCGCCGAGGTCGCAGTCGTCCATCGTCGGATCGCCGGACGGCCTTCCACCCGACGCGAGTATTTACGGTCAGTACGGAACCGCCGGACAGCAGTGGCACACCATTCGTGAATCGTGCGTGGACAAACTGAGTTCCAGCGCGGTCGCCACGCTGAGCAACACCGCCTGGGACCTGTCCAAGACCATCAACCAGTCCACCATCACGGTCTACCAGGCCGCCACCTCCGACGGGTTGCTCGACAGCTTCAACGACGTGGTTGTCAGTGTCATCGCAGAGCTCCGCGAAGGGATCTGGCGTCCGCTCCTGCCGACGGTCGTCATCCTGGGAGCCATCTGGCTCGGCTGGTACGGACTCATCCGCAAACGGGTCACCCTGACCATCGAAAGTTCCGTGTGGATGGTGCTCGCCGCCACTCTGGGAATCTGGATACTTGTCAACCCGGCGCAGATCATGGGATATGCCAGCACAGTGGTCAACGCTGGCGGGAACCTAGTCAACAGCTCTATATCAAGAGTTTCGGTCCCAGGAGCTTCCGGGACATGCCCGGCTGGCGCACCTGAGATAGAGAGAGCGGAATGGGAAAGCGAGAATGATTTCGCGGTCCGCAGGAATTCTCAAATGCTGTGGTCGGGGCTAGTCTGTAGGCCGTGGATTGCCGGTGTCTTCGGATCTGGGGAAGTGGCAGAAAGTGCTGCCGCGTTTCATGGTATGAGTCTCCTTGAGGCGCAAGGTGTCAGCAGGATTGAGCAGAAGCAGATAAGTGATGGGGAAATAAATCCTGTTGAATTAATTCAAGACAAACAGGAGAATTACCAAGAGATTGCTTCAAGCGTCGAAGAATCTTATCCCGGCGTCTATCCGCTTTTTGAAGGTAGTCAGCAAGGAAGTCGATTGGGTGTAGCAACCCTTGCGCTTTTCTCTGCGATATTCGCTGGTGGATTGATTCTTGCTGGATCCGTGGCACTAATCGTCCTGAAGATCGGCTTCTTGCTTCTGCTTCTGCTGTCTCCGGTTTTCTTGCTGATCGGCATTCACCCTGGGTATGGACGCACAGTCCTGATCCGTTGGGTGGAGATGCTGCTGGGCCTGCTACTCAAACAGATTTTCGTGGTCCTGCTCATTGCGCTGCTGGTCATGTGCTATGGCCTGGTAATGGCTTCCGGTCTGGGCTGGGGTCTCCAGATGATCCTGCTGGCTCTGTTCACCGTGGCCCTGTTCATCTACCGCAGGCCGTTTGCGAACCTCTTCGCCTCGGTGAACGCCAACACCTTCACCTCGCGCATGGTCAGCGACGCGGTCAACAGTCGGGTGCTGGAGGCCAGCGCCAACGTGCTTCCGCCGGTCGCCTACATGAAGGCGCAGAAGTGGGGACTCAACCGGGCGCCGCAACTCGCCGCAGGGGCTGCTGCGATCCCGGCCGGAGCCGCCGCAACGGCGGGTGCGGCCGAGACCGCCGACACGGTGCGCGGCGACGCCGCGACGGAGACCGGGGGCGAGGCGGACACCGCCGCCGAGAGCGGAGGGCGCGCCCGGGCCCGGGGCACGGCCGGTTACGGCCGGGCCAAGGGCGGGGCGGCTCCGCCGCCGCTGAACCTTGACGGTGCCTCCGGCGCGGCCCGGCCCGGTGCCGCCCCGCAGCGGGACTCCTCCCAGGCACCTCGGCTCAACACGGCCTCCGCGGCCGCCGGTGGCGGACTCTTCGAGGGAACGGGAGGTGGTGAGCGGAGCGGCAGCATCCCGCCGCGTCCCTCCGGCGGATACACCGGAGTCGGAGACACCGGGTGGAGCTCGGTGTTCGGCACCGGTTCCTCCGGCAACGCCAGACGTGCCGAGGCGCCCCCGCGCAGCGGCGGGGACGCCGCACCGCCGAGGCCGGACTCCGCCGCTTCGGGAACGGGTCTGTTCGGCGGACGGACGGAGACCCCGCCGCAGGGCAGCACGCTGCCCCGGCCCTCCCGCTGGGCTGGCTCCGGCACCCGGGGTGAGAAGAAGCGGACTCCGCCTCCGTCCCGGCCCGCCCCGCCCCCCGCGCCGAGCGAACGGGGTGGGGGAGACGGCGGGACCTGGCTGACCGGATCGAACAAGAACAGCGACGCACCGGTCAGTCCATTCTGGGCGGGGGAGTCCGCGCGCCGCGATCGCAAGCGGGACGTCCCCTTCTGGTTGGACGACGACTGA
- a CDS encoding NlpC/P60 family protein produces MLRMFVRVPPSDDGNCATQLGIGVGVLVAGVVGIAVIVIPLATTVNQSAANLTAGGLDCTTETEQVAASGYAEDSIPENYLELYREVGEEKGVPWNVLAGIGQVESHHGRWEGPGITEGHNDWGAAGPMQFGALDGSAAGNSWGGEPIMPVEDRPEEGYGQDGNGDGIVSVYDPADAIPAAADYLLAHGAEDDLRQAIYAYNHAWWYVEDVLGWAEKYADGDYTAGASVTTAVNCTLDADGEIIGTAPDDLTQAVVDWALAQRGKPYVWGGTGPNGFDCSGLMMRAYGSIGVTIPRVSQDQWNFGPRIEKGQEQPGDLVFFDVQRAGEPPGPGHVGMVIGDGLMVEAWCTNCGPIAVREYDSPNRSAIMGFTRPLEAPEAKAQLENR; encoded by the coding sequence ATGCTCAGGATGTTCGTCCGCGTCCCTCCGTCCGATGACGGCAACTGCGCCACCCAACTCGGCATCGGGGTCGGAGTGCTCGTCGCGGGTGTGGTGGGTATCGCGGTGATCGTCATCCCGCTGGCCACCACGGTCAATCAGAGCGCCGCCAATCTCACCGCCGGTGGACTGGACTGCACCACCGAGACCGAGCAGGTGGCGGCCTCCGGATACGCCGAGGACTCCATTCCGGAGAACTACCTGGAGCTCTACCGGGAGGTTGGCGAGGAGAAGGGCGTCCCCTGGAACGTTCTTGCCGGAATCGGCCAGGTGGAGAGCCACCACGGCCGCTGGGAGGGGCCGGGTATCACCGAGGGCCACAACGACTGGGGTGCGGCCGGGCCGATGCAGTTCGGCGCGCTGGACGGATCGGCGGCGGGCAACAGTTGGGGCGGTGAACCGATCATGCCGGTCGAGGACCGCCCCGAGGAGGGATACGGCCAGGACGGCAACGGCGACGGCATCGTGAGCGTGTACGACCCGGCGGACGCCATCCCGGCCGCGGCCGACTACCTGCTCGCCCACGGCGCCGAGGACGACCTCCGGCAGGCGATCTACGCCTACAACCACGCCTGGTGGTACGTGGAGGACGTCCTGGGCTGGGCGGAGAAGTACGCCGACGGCGACTACACCGCCGGTGCCTCGGTCACCACGGCGGTCAACTGCACCCTGGACGCGGACGGCGAAATCATCGGGACCGCACCGGACGACCTCACCCAGGCGGTGGTGGACTGGGCGCTGGCCCAGCGCGGCAAACCCTACGTGTGGGGCGGCACCGGACCGAACGGCTTCGACTGCTCGGGGCTGATGATGCGGGCCTACGGGAGCATCGGCGTGACGATTCCCCGCGTCTCCCAGGACCAGTGGAACTTCGGCCCCCGGATCGAGAAGGGCCAGGAACAGCCGGGGGACCTGGTCTTCTTCGACGTACAGCGCGCCGGGGAACCACCGGGGCCGGGACACGTGGGCATGGTCATCGGCGACGGGCTGATGGTCGAGGCGTGGTGCACCAACTGCGGACCGATCGCGGTACGCGAGTACGACAGCCCGAACAGGTCAGCGATCATGGGATTCACCCGGCCACTGGAAGCGCCGGAAGCCAAAGCACAACTGGAGAACCGATGA
- a CDS encoding winged helix-turn-helix domain-containing protein, with protein MDQTPIPDGYGPDSELDYEGPDPVWLQLAAVLIARIDRGDYQPKRPIPSIVQLVQEFGLARGTVRKSVALLEAQGYVRTVPGKGSYVLPRE; from the coding sequence ATGGACCAGACGCCTATCCCCGACGGATACGGGCCAGACAGCGAACTGGACTACGAGGGTCCTGACCCGGTGTGGCTGCAACTCGCGGCTGTCCTGATCGCACGGATCGACCGAGGGGACTACCAGCCGAAACGCCCGATCCCCAGCATCGTTCAACTCGTCCAGGAGTTCGGTCTGGCAAGGGGGACCGTGCGGAAGAGCGTCGCCCTGCTGGAAGCACAGGGATATGTGCGGACCGTCCCGGGCAAGGGAAGCTACGTCCTCCCCCGCGAGTGA